One Rhodothermaceae bacterium DNA segment encodes these proteins:
- a CDS encoding FAD-dependent oxidoreductase — MFSRRSFLQLSSGGLLALSQFHSEWEADIAIIGGGTGGCAAALAALRMNQKVILTEETDWIGGQFTQQGVPPDEHQWIEAHGATASYLAFRNEIRSYYRRLYPLISPETELLNPGTCGVSRLCHEPRAALAILNDWFAPYLSSGQLQILLNTRPTSAEVHGDKIQAVHVSPMQGIIRAKYFIDATEDGSLLDLSQTEYVMGAEPDTGELHASTRPDPHNLQAPTWCFAMDYRPGEDHTIERPESYEYWRDYVPPIEPPWPGKLLSLTYSHPITLEPRTASFDPRPGAVTENFNLWIYRRLIDPGLFAPGTYSGGISLVNWPQNDYINGNLFGTPDSSIHRQAAHDLSLSLFYWLQTEVPREDGGQGWPGLRLRGDVMGTSDGLAKSPYLRESRRIQSEFTVTEHHVGKEAREGTNRAEHFDDSIGVGSYRIDLHPSTGGDNYIDVASLPFEIPMGALIPVRMENLLPAAKNIGVTHITGGCYRLHPVEWNIGESVGALAAWCIAKSTTPRGVRANHLNEFQSLLTEQGVQLRWPESIY; from the coding sequence ATGTTCTCAAGACGATCATTCTTGCAACTTTCCAGTGGAGGCCTACTGGCGTTGTCCCAATTTCATAGCGAATGGGAAGCAGACATAGCGATCATTGGAGGGGGAACGGGAGGATGTGCCGCAGCATTGGCGGCGCTAAGAATGAATCAAAAAGTTATTCTCACCGAGGAGACCGATTGGATTGGAGGGCAGTTCACGCAACAAGGGGTCCCGCCGGATGAACATCAGTGGATTGAAGCCCACGGGGCAACCGCCAGCTATCTGGCATTCCGGAATGAAATCCGTAGCTACTATCGAAGGCTTTATCCACTCATCAGCCCTGAGACAGAGCTTTTGAACCCGGGCACCTGTGGAGTCTCGCGACTCTGTCATGAACCTCGGGCCGCCCTTGCAATCCTCAATGACTGGTTTGCTCCCTACCTCAGCAGCGGACAACTCCAAATATTATTGAATACCCGGCCTACTTCTGCAGAAGTCCATGGTGACAAAATCCAAGCGGTTCACGTATCACCCATGCAGGGCATAATCCGGGCAAAGTACTTTATTGATGCGACCGAGGATGGGTCGCTTCTTGATCTTTCGCAGACAGAATATGTGATGGGCGCAGAGCCGGACACTGGTGAGTTGCATGCATCCACACGTCCCGATCCCCATAATTTGCAGGCTCCTACATGGTGCTTTGCAATGGATTATAGACCGGGGGAGGATCATACAATTGAGCGACCCGAGTCGTACGAATACTGGCGGGACTATGTCCCTCCAATTGAACCTCCATGGCCTGGAAAGCTCCTCAGCTTGACCTACAGCCATCCCATTACCCTTGAGCCCAGGACTGCATCATTTGACCCACGACCCGGAGCGGTCACCGAAAACTTTAATCTGTGGATTTATCGCAGGCTCATAGATCCAGGGTTATTTGCACCAGGAACATATTCTGGGGGAATTTCCCTGGTAAACTGGCCTCAGAACGATTATATCAACGGTAATCTCTTTGGTACGCCCGACAGCAGCATTCATCGACAAGCTGCTCACGACCTAAGCCTGTCACTCTTCTACTGGCTACAAACTGAAGTTCCACGAGAAGATGGTGGTCAAGGCTGGCCCGGACTCAGATTACGTGGTGATGTGATGGGAACGTCGGACGGACTTGCAAAATCACCCTATTTACGGGAATCTAGGCGGATTCAGTCGGAGTTTACGGTCACCGAGCATCATGTGGGAAAAGAAGCTCGGGAAGGCACGAATCGGGCTGAACATTTTGATGACTCAATCGGAGTGGGAAGCTATCGCATCGATTTACATCCATCTACCGGAGGGGACAACTACATTGATGTGGCCTCGCTGCCTTTCGAAATTCCGATGGGTGCATTGATTCCGGTCCGGATGGAGAACTTGTTGCCCGCGGCAAAAAATATTGGAGTTACGCATATAACCGGTGGATGCTATCGGTTACACCCGGTCGAATGGAATATCGGTGAATCGGTCGGCGCGCTTGCTGCCTGGTGTATTGCTAAATCAACAACACCAAGAGGAGTGCGCGCAAATCATTTGAATGAGTTCCAGAGTTTATTAACGGAGCAGGGAGTGCAGTTGCGATGGCCCGAATCAATCTACTAA
- a CDS encoding T9SS type A sorting domain-containing protein, translating into MKHQVGGDQLFQTPRKREGRACATFCNVIRRFTDCLLLCTLLMATQVDAQDREVRMQRVLSERIQQRTVNSKRGGIISAQVTASEADSLVLVSLYNFSRGASWFDNSGWLQDPVSEWYGVTLDDDGRVTSVDLSGNGLAGFIPIGIGTMEKLEILDLSENGLFSSIPVSLSNLSSLRELILWGNQLTGPIPPELGQMPALEKLSLFLNQLSGPIPPELGSIKTLKRLFLDFNGLEGTIPVELANIEGLIELFVDANSLTGTLPPELAQLRSLESLFVGYNELTGSIPAELATMPALQNLSLEGNQHTGTIPSELTTARDLTKLLLAHNLLSGPIPEGFGGVASLGTLDLEGNQLTGNVPFDLGSSANMRILNLSDNQLTGEVNSLPVTLDELHLRQNQLSGDFPSIIGPLTSLRKIDLRENAFSGTLEVIYGHQRLIDIRLSNNQFTGGFSPPRRTIYYLEYLDLANNDLHEIGALIEWAFLDTVDVSGNQLNFTDLLSNVGLINRDSFTYAPQDSLITWVQRTDAEVIFSVADSADGNVYQWYRDGNAMDGANSASVRVNANEPVAEYYCEVTNDVLPNLTLISEVKSTDATPTRTSPLPEKIETVTVGQNFPNPFRTGTAIPISLTEPGLVEINIYDITGRKAQSVRETLSAGEHVVWITTTGLASGSYRYVVHAGEHHVTRSMMLVK; encoded by the coding sequence ATGAAGCATCAGGTAGGTGGTGATCAGCTTTTCCAGACTCCACGAAAGAGGGAGGGTAGGGCATGTGCTACTTTCTGCAATGTGATCAGACGATTTACTGATTGTCTGCTTCTGTGCACTCTATTAATGGCTACACAGGTTGATGCTCAAGACCGGGAAGTGCGTATGCAGAGGGTTCTCTCGGAGCGCATTCAGCAGCGTACAGTGAATTCCAAGCGGGGTGGTATCATCAGTGCCCAAGTGACTGCATCCGAAGCAGATTCACTGGTGCTAGTAAGTCTTTACAATTTTTCTAGAGGTGCGTCCTGGTTTGATAATTCTGGATGGCTCCAGGATCCCGTTTCCGAGTGGTATGGCGTAACTCTGGACGACGATGGTCGAGTTACCTCAGTTGATCTCAGTGGTAACGGATTGGCGGGGTTCATCCCGATTGGAATCGGAACGATGGAGAAACTGGAAATCCTGGATCTCTCAGAAAATGGGCTCTTTAGTTCAATCCCCGTCTCACTCTCCAACTTGAGTTCACTGAGAGAATTAATTCTTTGGGGCAATCAACTCACCGGGCCTATTCCTCCTGAACTAGGACAAATGCCGGCGCTCGAAAAGCTATCCCTCTTCTTGAATCAATTAAGTGGACCGATCCCCCCAGAATTGGGATCCATCAAGACATTAAAACGATTATTCCTCGACTTTAATGGGTTGGAAGGCACGATTCCCGTTGAATTAGCGAATATTGAAGGACTCATTGAATTGTTTGTGGATGCGAACAGCCTGACGGGGACCCTCCCACCAGAATTAGCGCAATTACGATCCCTTGAATCGCTTTTTGTCGGCTATAATGAATTAACCGGATCGATTCCAGCGGAACTAGCAACGATGCCCGCGCTGCAGAATTTGTCCCTGGAAGGTAATCAGCATACGGGTACAATTCCCTCTGAGTTGACAACGGCGAGAGATCTGACAAAATTACTTCTGGCCCACAATCTCCTCAGTGGACCCATCCCCGAAGGGTTTGGAGGAGTAGCTTCTCTCGGTACTCTGGATTTGGAGGGAAACCAATTGACTGGCAACGTGCCATTCGACTTGGGAAGCAGCGCAAATATGCGAATCCTGAATCTCTCGGATAACCAGCTTACCGGTGAGGTGAATTCGCTGCCGGTCACATTAGACGAACTTCATTTGCGCCAGAACCAACTGAGCGGAGATTTTCCCTCAATCATCGGCCCACTCACATCACTGCGAAAAATCGATCTTAGAGAAAATGCTTTTTCGGGGACGCTCGAAGTGATCTACGGGCATCAGAGGCTGATTGACATTCGATTAAGCAATAACCAGTTCACCGGTGGGTTTTCACCTCCGCGCAGGACAATCTATTACCTGGAATATCTGGATCTTGCCAACAATGATCTCCACGAGATTGGTGCGCTTATCGAGTGGGCTTTTCTAGATACAGTCGATGTATCCGGGAATCAGCTCAACTTTACAGACTTGCTATCAAATGTTGGGTTGATTAATCGCGACTCATTTACGTATGCACCACAGGACTCCCTGATTACATGGGTACAGAGAACCGATGCAGAAGTCATTTTCAGCGTGGCTGATTCGGCAGACGGGAATGTATATCAGTGGTATCGGGACGGGAATGCTATGGATGGGGCCAATTCTGCATCCGTTCGCGTTAACGCCAATGAACCGGTTGCAGAGTATTACTGCGAAGTGACGAACGATGTGCTGCCAAACCTGACGCTTATTAGTGAGGTCAAATCAACGGACGCCACACCCACGCGTACCAGCCCCTTACCAGAGAAAATCGAAACGGTTACCGTTGGTCAGAATTTCCCAAATCCGTTTCGGACAGGAACTGCAATCCCGATTTCACTGACTGAGCCCGGGTTGGTAGAAATCAATATCTACGATATTACTGGCCGTAAAGCCCAATCCGTAAGAGAGACACTGAGTGCTGGCGAACATGTGGTATGGATCACGACGACAGGGTTGGCTTCGGGAAGCTACCGCTATGTGGTTCATGCCGGGGAGCATCATGTCACACGTTCGATGATGCTCGTTAAATAA